Genomic window (Dioscorea cayenensis subsp. rotundata cultivar TDr96_F1 unplaced genomic scaffold, TDr96_F1_v2_PseudoChromosome.rev07_lg8_w22 25.fasta BLBR01000516.1, whole genome shotgun sequence):
TTTTAGGCATCTCGTATGGGTTgaactaaaacaaaacatacttgtatatatatacttggtaTGAGATTTTATAAGGTCATCTACTCTTTGAGTAACGAACTCTCAAGCATGCTTAGATTCATGAAGAGGGCATCACCATCGCCAAGCATCTCAGAGGGACTTTCTTGTTGAGGCCTTAGACGGAGGATAATGATGGTCGCACTATCACGGGTCGGAATCCATTATCTTAAGTCTTCAAAAGGACGACAAGGCTCATAATGTTGTTGCGCACGTAGGAGCAATGTTGTTGATCATGTATGTAAGTCTAGCTTCCGCATTAAAGATGCATCATGTGAGAAAAATGGCACAGCGCCGATGAGCTTCGCAAGGAGTTTTGCATCGCCATCCATCCCATCCATTTCAGATAGCATTTATCTATTCTATTCttgctcttcttcatcttttttttcctcGATCCATCATATTCTCTCACTTCCTCTTATACTTCAACTTCCCAATAGCACCAATATCATCATTCCAAGATCTCTCTTTATTTGTGTATGCAAAGAGGTGGCAACGAGAGAAGGTCGTAACAACAAACAGAACACTCTGGACACCACCACATTGGTTCTTTTATagatcagagagagagagagagatacaagaatggaagaaagagatggaaagagaaataaagagaGAACATGCATCCTTTCTTCTTACATATAGTCCGATTAAATTTGAGTCCTGGATCAAGAAGAGAGTCAATATTTGGATATCAAGAGAGGATCGTCTGGTGGTGAAGAGAGAGTTCTTAGAGTGAGAAAGaactgaagaagatgaagaagcataGAAGAACCCACGCGCATGATTTTTataccttcatcttcttctaccCGGGTCGCGATCGAGAGAAAGCTCTTTCATCCTTGCAGATGCAGTATGGCCGACTTCTGTAGTACTCCCGGTCCCACCATGGAGAAAGGATCACTCCATTCTGCTTTTTGAAGTAGAGATACCAAAAGTCTTTCAATTCTGCAGATGAATATAAGCATATGCTATACTTTTGTTGAGGTGTGATGTTGTTCTTCATccaaaaattgaataataaaattaaacacaaaatgaaattgatatcttttatttatatagagATGCATAAAACAAGAATCATTTATAGATTCACaccaaacaaaatacaaaaagattGCAATTCTTCCTTTCAGTGGAGCTGGCATAGATCACAAAGCAAGAAAATAGATATTAATACTTTgcaaaatttttctaaaaacaaaacattacacTTGATCATATAAACTCTACTATGCAAAATCTAAAACTTTCATAATGAAGAACCAAAAGCACAGATATGCATGTTTATTCCAATCGGATATAATCATGACCAAATAATAATAGGCCTCTAATTAAGGCAGGAGATTATGCCAAGAGATTAACTTTTGCAAAAATTGCACAAAAAAGAAGTCATACAATGACTTTCCAAGATTACACAAAATTACAATCActgtatatatatgatgttcACATCTTCCAAATTGAACAACAAAATTcaatacaaaatgaaagataCATCCTTAAAGCATTACAAAATTTGTTCATTCACTTTTGTTGAGatttcaaacaacaaaatttttcatttctgTAGAAAGGCATCCTTAAAACACAATAGCAAAAAAGATGGATTTCTTTCTAATGGtttaatttcacaaaaaaaaaatggttactGCCACatgattttcatcatttttgttgAGTTTCCAAGCCACTTGGCAAGTACTCCTATACATAAAATATACTATGCAATTaggaaaattacaaaacaatgcATGAAACAATTTTAGACTATAAGTAAAAACACCATATTTTACCTAAGTAATAAATTAAGATGAATTATTTTCTTCTAGCATTCTTGTAAAACTCATGTTAGCTTGAAGATTAAACCCCCAATTGGAAGAAATAGCCTATATATAACTCATGTTAATTTGAAGATTGAACCCCAAACACAATGatgattaaagaaaattacAGAATATTGAATGAATACCTGcatagaatgaataaattggTAGTTTGGAGTTATTGCCACTTGAAAATCTTGTTATAAAGGATGAACATAGCTTTGTAGAGGATACATCACTAGAGAATTTCCATTTGTAAATGATTTGCTAGCTGcaaatttataaacaattagAAAAATAAGCCAAGTTAGAATATAGTAAGACAAGTTAATTGATAAaacattagaaaagaaaaagtagataCAAATACATAGTAGTACCTGATgtattctctttttctcttgaattttgAGCTCTatctacttttcttttcttttcttttaacacTTCTCCAATTGACTTTTCATTCGAGAGCCTTTTgaaccttttgttttgatatgtaTAGGGTCAAGCACAAGCTTCTCATGAATTGAATATCTGAAATCCTCATTAGAACCATCACCAACATCTTCTTGAGTTGTTTTTTGGGAAGCATTTTCCAATTCTTGGACATCTTTGAGGGTTGCCTTTTCCTTCTCAACTAGTTCTAATGCCTTGATCAATTTGTCTTTAACAATTTTTGTACATTTCGGAATCAAAGAACTTCTATCAAAAAGATTGTAACCATTATGGTTCAACTCACTAAGTTGCAATAAGCgagttgatttttcttcattcaCCGTTCCAACATTGAAATCATTTATGAATATTGGCTTTGCTCTTTTTGTCCATCTCTTCATTATATATGCTTTAGGTATCTCTTTTACGTTATTCATGACAAATATCCATAAAGTGTGATGACATAATAATCCAAGAGTCTCAAACATATGACAACTACAAGAGATGTTACCATTTGAATGGGAAAATGTTACAAAGTAAACTCTTGCATGGCCATCTTCAATTAACTGATATATGGAAGTATATTCATCACTTGCTCCTTTAACACAATTCGACCCAATGCTTTCCATCAACTCATCTTCAAACCTCTTAAACATGGTAAGAGTATAAACTTGGCAAGCATGTTTTAAAATCCCACGACCATTAACTTTACTTGGTGCTCCATTTTTACATCGaaaatcttgatttaattcttcTTGACGAAATTCTTTTGCCTTTTCCTCATAATGTACTATAACTTGAATAAGAGATGTGGAGGAATTTATAATCTAATGCAATATACTGTTCATACTCTCACTCCTTTAAGTAGATTTTGTCCCAGTTGAAAAACATCCATGATGTAGGTGGGGCACCATTTTGCTCGAAGTTCATATAATCTCTTAAGCCAAAAGTGATCTTCAAGTTCAAACTTTTCAATCATAGTAGTCCTATTAGATTCAAACTCTACTTTAGTTTCACATCCATAGAAACATTTGTTATATTGTGCTTTAAACTCTAAATTTGCAAAACGACCAACAAGGTGTTGTTTGGCGTTATTGGAAGTATGGCACATACATAATCTATGAGATGACTTTGGAAACACCATCTCTGTTGCTTTCATCATTGCTTGATCTTGATCAGTAAAAATGCTTTTTTTGGTTGTTGGTAGCCCATGGCTTCTAAAAATGTTTCAAATAGCCAAACAAATGAGTCAATAGTCTCATCTGATAAAAAAGCACAACCAAAAAATACACTATTCCAATGATTGTTGATTCCTACAAATGGAGCACAAACCAAATTGTACTTATTTGTTCGATAAGTCATGTCAAACACAAGAATATTTCCAAAACAATCATAATTTAGTTTTGATCTTCCATCCCTCTAAAAGAAATTTGCTAGCCAATTGTTTTGGTCTACTTAGAccgaataaaaaaacattggatcttCAGCTTGCTTCCGCTTGAAGAAGTTGATAATGCTTTGTGCATCCCCAGCTTCAATCATTTTATCTCTTTCAATTTGCAAGAAATTATGACAATTTCACTTTGTAAAACTAATATTTTCAGATCcaatttattttcaaagaaaatagtATGAATCTCTTTGTTTCACCTATTGAAAGAAGAATATCGCCATGCCccctttaatatttttcttcctGATCTTAAATTGATTCTTTCCTCTAAAGTAGCTAACTCATGGTTATGTTCATCATTGAAGTAAGAACCCATCCAAACACCTATTTCTATAGTAAACCGAATTTTAGCTTCACAACCAGTCCTTATCTCTAGACGGTTAAATGTTTTCACTTCTCTAACATCATCATGCTCACGGCATCCAATTTTTGAGCATAAAAATTCACATTGCCTTATGGGTTCATCCAATCTTCGGCGCTTGTTACCTCTTCGAACACTAAACCCTTTACACAGAGCATGTCGATTATAAAGGTCATAAGCTTCTTCTTCAGAATGAACCTTCATTCcaactttaatttcatcaaaGATGTTATATGAATGCACTATCAACTGACTGCTTTTTCCCTTTTCCACCTCCATAATATGAGAGTTATAAGCTAATGAAATCTAATAGcgaaaattgataaaaaaaaattaaaataaaaatttattcatatacatatttgacactacaacaaataaaaaattttggcggaaaaaatttaaagtccatctaattaaacaatgaatgatgaaattaataagaaaaagaaaaataacaattttacaAGCTTAATagtcaaatgaaaataaactcgaggggaggagatgaggagatcttgagaaggaaGGAGTTGTGTAGATGAAAAAACTACCTGAGTTTAAACGGGTACAAATGGTGGGAAGCTGAAAAAAtttcaatagataaaataagtttagaaaataaagtttgaaaaattctGGGGAGAGGTCATAGGCCATGCGATTCTAGGAGACTCCAAAGAATAGTGCTCCGAATAGCTCGCTGGTGAAGGGCATCGGAGAGGGAAACAACCTGAGAAAGGTGATCAGCATCTGGTCTGAAGAATGTGTTGCCGAGGCcatctataaattaaaaattccaaaaatccaATGGAAAACATGACAGCGAGAGACGGAGGAGAGACGAAGAACACCAGAGAGCCTGATGGTGTCCATGAAAAAAGCTCCGGTGAGACgcgaaaaaaagaaatttggaAATTTTCTTTGGGGTTAAAAATAAggttatgatatttaaaaaatttaaaaatataaaatgggTGATAATGTGGAgttaagaataaataaattattaaaaacaattgatGTGGCAAAAACTAATTGGATGGGGGTATAAGTTGACGTGGTATCCCGGTTATATTCAATCTGTTCGCCTCCGTCCCCTCTTGAGCCCTCAATCCAAATCTATTATGAAAGTGTTTTAAGTTGACATAATTGTTCAATTTTTGTTCCTTAAATCAAGATATGTTGATTATGATTTAAATCATCATAAATTATTCAATTTGATCTTTCTAATAGGTCTTTTAATGAGAATAATCATGTCCACTTGAGTAAGACTAGTGTCTTTTAAacctaaatttatttatttagttattttgcatttgtttgattaaaaaggTCGCCATATTTACAGCTTTTTATCaaacttaatttgttttatttattactttataaattttgaaaggataattttatttaaatttcttatttgaGATTTACTTTTTTCAGggaaagaaatttttataaaaaaatccatttttataaaaaaatattgtaaaaagcATTACAGTTTTTCTCTGTGATTAATGCGTTGAGTGAACTTTATTATGCATTTAAATTAAGATCACTAAATTAAAACAGatatatatgtacaaataaattgaatttatataagatatataaaaaaaattactataataagAGAGTTcatattttatctctttttcaaattatttggaGGTCaaagtatttataatttttaaatattcttaaaaataaactctacattaaaatgtttttagtgTATCTATGAGTATGAGTTAAATTAATCACTGTTAAAGATAATTAAATGTTCATGTGATCACCATTGACTCATTCATTCCACTTCATGCACGTTTGTAACCTCTTGCCATGTTTGTAGCCCACTCTTATGTTTTCAGTTACATTCAAACCGTTGTATGTATGTTCTATAAAGGCAATACAAACACAAGTATATTGTGGTGTGGGGATTCAATTATCTTTCATGGTACCAGAGCAGGTCTTCTTCAAGTCTGTGTCCACATATTGCCATGGCTACCTCAAGCACCACAATCACACACACTGTTCCAGTTTCTTCTCCCACCTCGCCCTCCTCTCAAGCCATTAACGTGGCTAGCATCCGTACTCACATACCCATCACATTGGACCTCCAGTCGTCCAATTACTCCAAGTGGCGTACTCTTTTTCTTGTGACACTTGGAAAATACGGACTCTCCGACCACGTTGACGGTACCGACCCTCGTCATGATGATTCCGAGTGGGTGCAGTTTGATTATATTGTTCTTTCATGGATCTACGGTTCTATATCCATGGAGATCCTTGACATGGTAATGAGCCCAGATGCTACAGCATATGGCATCTGGACAAACATTGAAAATATGTTTCGCGACAACAAGAAAAGCCGCGCCGTCTTTCTCGAGGCTGAGTTTCGCAATATCAATCAGGGAGATATGACAATAACCGAGTATTGTCACAAACTCAAGACTGTGGCAGATGCTCTCGGTGACGTCGGCCAGCCTGTCTCCGATGAAACATTAGTTCTCACAATGCTTCGGGGCCTCAATGACCACTTCGCCACTATGGCTACTTTGCTACCTATGCAATCACCTTTTCCCACATTCATTCGTGCACGTTCTTTGCTCCTCCTCGAGGAAACCCGACGTAACAATGCCGTCAAGAGCACATCCCCTGTCACCGCTCTTGTTTCGACCACCACCTCCACAATAGATCATGGATATACCAATGATCGTGGTGCTCATGGTGATCGTGGTAACTTCAACAGCCATGGTCATGGTGTTCGGGGCAAGGCCCGTGGTCGTGGTGGTCGCACCGGGCGAGGAAGTGGTCGCAACCAGAATTTCACCAACTCATCATCAGGTTGGGCACCTTTTTACAATCCTTGGACTGGGGTGATTCATGCATGGCCTAACCAGTGGCGTCCTCCTCCTAATACCGGCATTCTCGGTCCTCGTCCGTCATTCTCTCCTCAAGCGCACACGGTCTTTGCTCCGTTCACTCCCTTCTTCACCACATGCTCCAAAGATCTCTCCCCTAACGCACTCAACTTGGGATCAGTCCGCTCTTGTCAACGCCCTCAACAACCTTTCCCTGCCGACTCCCAGTGACTCTGAATGGTACATGGATTCTAGAGCCACGGCACATATGTCATCCGAAGCTGGTattctctcttctccttctacTATCCCAGCATCTTCTCCTCAAATTTTAGTAGGTAATGGTGCCTCTATTCCCATAACTCATATTGGTCATAATTCCATTCCTAGCTCACACTGTCCCCTCCTCCTAAACAATGTTCTTGTTGCtccaaatattatcaaaaatctTATTTCCATACGAAAGTTTACAACTGACAATGTTTGTTCAGTAGAATTTGATCCATTTGGCTTCTCTGTGAAGGATCTTCGAACAAAGAACGAGATCCTCCGCTGCAATAGCTCAAGTGGATTGTACCCTCTTTCCTTCGCTACTTCCATCTCTCGGCCTCAAGTCCTTGCTCGCTCTCCATGCTTCAACAGATTTGTGGCATCGCTCGCTCTAGGGCATCCTGGTCGCCATGTTCTTCAATCTTTGCGTAAACACTCTATTATTCGGTGTAATAAACCAAAAACCTCACTATGTCATGCCTGTCAGCTCGGACGTCATGTCCGGCTTcctttttcatcttcatgttCTGTTACAACTTCTCCATTTGAATTAATTCACTGTGATGTATGGACCTCGCCTATCTCTTCTTTCTCTGGTTTTCGTTATTATCTGATAATTTTGGATGACTACACTCATTTTTCCTGGACTTATCCTCTTCGCCATAAATCAGACGTATTTTCTATCCTCAAAAGCTTTCATGCCTATGTTCAAACTCAATTCAACACTTCTCTTCGATCTGTGCAATGTGATAATGGCCGTGAATTTGATAACAATGTTTCACGCTCATTTTTTCTCGAACACGGTGTCCTTCTCCGATTGTCATGTCCGTATACTTCGCAACAAAATGGAAAAGCCGAGCGCATGATTCGCACAACCAATAATGTCATTCGTACTCTTCTCTTTCAAGCCCAAATGCTCGGCATCATTCTGGGGTGAAGCACTTCTCTGCTAGTTACCTCCCAAATCGCCGCCCATGCCAACCACTTAATTTCATGACACCATATGAGAAGTTGTTTCATTCTCCACCATCCTATGCGCACCTTCGCGTCTTTGGTTGCCTCTGCTATCCTAACCTCTCTGCCTCAGTCCCTCACAAACTTGCACCTCGCTCCACCCCTTGCGTCTTCCTCGGATATCCAACCAACCACAAGGGTTATCGGTGCTTGGAGCTTTCTTCTCGTCACATTATCACTTCACGCCATGTTGTGTTTGATGAGAATGTTTTTCCTTTTGGCAAGGACCTAACACAATCACCTTCCTCCTTTGACTTCTTACTTGATTTTGTCTCTACTACTACTACACCTATCGCCTCCTCTCCAAGTGCTGCCACAACTCCATCATCTCCTGTTGTTGTTACACCAACAGCAATGTCAAACacaacatcatcttcatctaCTCCTTCACAGCCCAATCTTCATCACATGGTTACACGGGCCAAGGATGGTATTCGGCAACCCAAAAAGATTCTCAACCTTGCCGCTACAACAAGCATAATTTCACCCATTCCTTCTTCCACCCGCGCTGCTCTCAATGATCCCCATTGGCGTCGTGCTATGCAAGAAGAATACGACGCCCTTGATCCCGCAATAACACTTGGACCTTAGTGCAACGCCTGCTAGTGCAAACCTCGTCACGAGCAAAATGGATATTCCGCATAAGATGAACCCCCGACGGTTCCCCTTGCCCGCTACAAAGCTCGTTGGGTTGTTCGCGGTTTTTCCCGGCAGCCCGTGCCGATTACTAATGAAACATTCTCACCGGTCGTCAAACCGTCCACCATCAGGTTAGTTCTTAGTCTTGCTATATCCAATGATTGGCCCATTCACCAAC
Coding sequences:
- the LOC120254588 gene encoding protein FAR1-RELATED SEQUENCE 12-like, with product MFKRFEDELMESIGSNCVKGASDEYTSIYQLIEDGHARVYFVTFSHSNGNISCSCHMFETLGLLCHHTLWIFVMNNVKEIPKAYIMKRWTKRAKPIFINDFNVGTVNEEKSTRLLQLSELNHNGYNLFDRSSLIPKCTKIVKDKLIKALELVEKEKATLKDVQELENASQKTTQEDVGDGSNEDFRYSIHEKLVLDPIHIKTKGSKGSRMKSQLEKC